A genomic region of Herbaspirillum sp. DW155 contains the following coding sequences:
- a CDS encoding MATE family efflux transporter, translating into MRTELPVHSSRHHVGRIARLAWPMLIGQLAIIANGVIDTAMVSRFSALDLGALALGVSIYVSVFVGLSGVLQALQPTIGQLFGAGRVDEIGHEVKQGMWLAVLLSLVGSLVLMFSPLILALAKASPELVEKATLYLRIEALALPATLLFRVYSSLNTALARPKMVMALQLGGLLLKLPLNALLIFGGLGLPAFGGPGCAIATTLIAWLMMIAAWLLVARLPLYRPLKLFGSGFVAPSWRSQRTLLRLGIPIGMSYFIEVTAFTLMAVFIARLGAVPVAGHQITANVGTVLYMLPLSIAGATSTLVAQAIGGGNMAQAKKIGRAGIRLAVLLSMVIGVMVWFLREHIIRAYTPDPVIIAAALPLFLYIAFYQLFDSLQVTTAFVLRAYKVAVVPTVIYAVTLWGVGVGGGYLLGLDPLGMTPPALRGPSGFWLANSLSLGLVAVGLLVYLRVIQRRAQRGELSV; encoded by the coding sequence GTGAGGACAGAACTGCCCGTCCACAGCTCCCGCCATCACGTCGGCCGCATTGCGCGGCTGGCCTGGCCGATGCTGATCGGCCAGCTGGCCATCATCGCCAACGGCGTGATCGATACTGCCATGGTCTCACGTTTTTCTGCGCTGGACCTGGGCGCACTGGCGCTGGGGGTGTCGATCTACGTGAGCGTGTTCGTCGGCTTGTCGGGCGTGCTGCAAGCCCTGCAACCGACCATCGGGCAACTCTTCGGTGCCGGCCGGGTGGACGAGATCGGCCATGAGGTCAAGCAGGGCATGTGGCTGGCCGTGCTGCTCTCGCTGGTCGGTTCGCTGGTGCTGATGTTTTCTCCGCTGATCCTGGCCTTGGCCAAGGCCTCGCCGGAGCTGGTGGAAAAAGCCACCCTGTATCTGCGCATCGAAGCGCTGGCGCTGCCGGCCACGCTGCTCTTCCGCGTCTACTCCTCGCTCAACACGGCACTGGCCCGGCCCAAGATGGTCATGGCCCTGCAGCTGGGCGGCCTGTTGCTGAAGCTCCCCCTGAACGCGCTGCTCATCTTCGGCGGCCTGGGACTACCGGCCTTTGGCGGCCCCGGCTGCGCCATTGCCACCACCCTGATCGCCTGGCTGATGATGATCGCCGCGTGGCTGCTGGTTGCGCGCCTGCCGCTGTATCGCCCGCTGAAGCTCTTTGGCAGCGGCTTCGTCGCGCCCTCCTGGCGCAGCCAGCGCACGCTGCTGCGGCTGGGCATTCCGATTGGCATGTCCTATTTCATCGAAGTCACCGCATTTACGCTGATGGCCGTCTTCATCGCGCGCCTGGGAGCGGTGCCGGTGGCGGGCCACCAGATCACGGCCAACGTCGGCACGGTGCTCTACATGCTGCCGCTGTCCATTGCCGGCGCCACCAGTACCCTGGTGGCACAAGCCATCGGTGGCGGCAACATGGCGCAGGCCAAGAAGATCGGCCGGGCCGGTATCCGCCTGGCGGTATTGCTCTCGATGGTGATCGGCGTGATGGTCTGGTTCCTGCGCGAGCACATCATTCGCGCCTACACGCCCGACCCGGTGATCATCGCTGCGGCGCTGCCGCTGTTCCTCTACATCGCCTTCTACCAGCTCTTCGATTCCCTGCAGGTCACCACCGCCTTCGTGCTGCGTGCCTACAAGGTGGCGGTAGTGCCCACCGTGATCTACGCAGTGACCCTGTGGGGCGTCGGCGTGGGCGGGGGTTATCTGCTGGGACTGGACCCGCTGGGCATGACCCCGCCTGCCTTGCGCGGCCCGTCCGGCTTCTGGCTGGCCAACAGCCTCAGCCTGGGTCTGGTGGCCGTGGGCCTGCTGGTCTATCTGCGCGTGATCCAGCGCCGCGCACAGCGCGGCGAGCTCAGCGTTTGA
- a CDS encoding glycosyltransferase produces MKPVRLPAAATNVLPRMVLFALALLYILPGLIGRDPWKNEDATSFGIMWTMAHGHLADWLTPNVAGLPLPAESPLAYWFGAICIKLFGWLLGDPLAARISVVGCFLVGSMSIWYTTYLLGRRGEAQPLKLAFGGQPEPKDFGRTLADGAFLIYLGFLGLLLHSHETSPKTLQIALVAYAMFGAARVFDGGKRRHGIWLGLALGMLVLTYGWLLPVGVLIALLLLAALRKDLRALGLLLLLTLPLALLISAAWVVALHQLIPAEAASQFELWMSWNIYQLNRPTFATLAFLGKYGVWFAWPAWPFAGWALYAWRRQLGSLHIALPLAFLIPITLLLLINVHREEGMLLPLLPALAILAAFGLPTMKRGAINAVDWFSVMTLTTSAAFIWIGWIAKETGWPAQIARNAYKLAPGFKPGFAWISLAIAVAATIAWIVVVHWRISRRPSVLWRAVVLSSGGVILCWVLLMTLWLPWVNYGKSYAGVAEQIESKLGSVKQCVQTNVGPAQRASFAYFGNVRFADERDQSCDYLLLQDDISNQDASLMLRQYPGNWRMVWEGRRPSDRDERFRLYRRADR; encoded by the coding sequence ATGAAGCCAGTCCGTCTTCCCGCCGCAGCGACCAATGTGCTTCCGCGCATGGTCCTCTTTGCGCTCGCCCTCCTCTACATCCTGCCCGGCCTGATCGGCCGCGATCCCTGGAAGAACGAGGACGCCACCAGCTTCGGCATCATGTGGACCATGGCGCACGGCCATCTGGCCGACTGGCTCACGCCCAACGTGGCCGGCCTGCCGCTGCCGGCCGAGAGCCCGCTGGCCTACTGGTTCGGGGCGATCTGCATCAAGCTCTTCGGCTGGCTGCTGGGCGACCCGCTGGCCGCGCGCATCTCGGTCGTGGGCTGCTTCCTGGTCGGCTCAATGTCGATCTGGTACACCACCTATCTGCTGGGCCGCCGTGGCGAGGCGCAGCCGTTGAAGCTGGCCTTCGGTGGCCAGCCCGAACCCAAGGATTTCGGCCGCACCCTGGCCGATGGCGCCTTCCTGATCTATCTCGGTTTCCTCGGCCTGCTGCTGCACAGCCACGAGACCAGCCCCAAGACCCTGCAAATCGCCCTGGTGGCCTACGCCATGTTCGGCGCGGCGCGCGTGTTCGATGGCGGCAAGCGGCGCCACGGTATCTGGCTGGGCCTGGCCCTGGGCATGCTGGTGCTGACCTATGGCTGGCTGCTGCCGGTGGGCGTGCTGATCGCGCTGCTGCTGCTGGCGGCACTGCGCAAGGATCTCCGTGCACTGGGCCTGTTGCTGTTGCTGACCCTGCCCCTGGCCCTGCTCATCAGCGCCGCCTGGGTGGTCGCGCTGCACCAGCTGATTCCAGCCGAGGCCGCCAGCCAGTTCGAGCTGTGGATGAGCTGGAACATCTACCAGTTGAACCGCCCCACCTTCGCCACGCTGGCCTTCCTCGGCAAGTACGGCGTCTGGTTCGCCTGGCCGGCCTGGCCGTTTGCGGGCTGGGCACTGTACGCCTGGCGGCGCCAGCTGGGCTCGCTGCATATCGCGCTGCCGCTGGCCTTCCTGATCCCCATCACGCTGCTGCTGCTGATCAACGTCCATCGCGAAGAGGGCATGCTGCTGCCGCTGCTGCCGGCGCTGGCGATCCTGGCTGCCTTCGGCCTGCCGACCATGAAGCGCGGTGCCATCAATGCGGTGGACTGGTTCTCGGTGATGACCCTGACCACCTCGGCCGCCTTCATCTGGATCGGCTGGATCGCCAAGGAAACCGGCTGGCCTGCCCAGATCGCACGCAATGCCTACAAGCTCGCGCCCGGCTTCAAACCAGGCTTCGCCTGGATCTCGCTGGCCATCGCCGTCGCTGCTACCATCGCCTGGATCGTGGTCGTGCACTGGCGCATCTCGCGTCGTCCCTCGGTGCTGTGGCGTGCCGTGGTGCTGTCTTCGGGCGGCGTGATCCTGTGCTGGGTCCTGCTGATGACGCTGTGGCTGCCCTGGGTCAACTACGGCAAGAGCTACGCGGGCGTAGCCGAACAGATCGAATCGAAACTGGGCTCGGTCAAGCAGTGCGTGCAGACCAACGTCGGTCCGGCCCAGCGCGCGTCCTTCGCCTACTTCGGCAACGTGCGCTTTGCCGACGAACGCGACCAGAGCTGCGACTACCTGCTGCTGCAGGATGACATCAGCAATCAGGATGCCTCGCTCATGCTGCGTCAATACCCCGGCAACTGGCGCATGGTCTGGGAAGGTCGCCGCCCCTCGGACCGCGATGAACGATTCCGGCTGTATCGCCGTGCCGACCGCTGA
- a CDS encoding type B 50S ribosomal protein L31, which yields MKEGIHPDYREVLFHDMSNDFKFVTRSTIGTRETAEFEGKQYPLVKIEVSSESHPFYTGKHKIVDTAGRVEKFRQKFGSVGSKTAVSKA from the coding sequence ATGAAAGAAGGCATCCACCCGGATTACCGCGAAGTCCTGTTCCACGACATGTCGAACGACTTCAAGTTCGTCACCCGCTCGACCATCGGCACCCGCGAAACCGCCGAGTTCGAAGGCAAGCAATATCCCCTGGTGAAGATCGAAGTGTCCTCCGAATCGCACCCGTTCTACACCGGCAAGCACAAGATCGTCGACACCGCTGGCCGCGTCGAGAAGTTCCGCCAGAAGTTCGGTTCCGTCGGTTCGAAGACTGCTGTCTCGAAGGCGTAA
- the rho gene encoding transcription termination factor Rho produces the protein MHLSELKAMHVSALLEMAISLDIENAARLRKQELMFAILKKRAKSGEQIFGDGALEVLPDGFGFLRSPDASYMASTDDIYISPSQIRRFNLHTGDSIEGEVRTPKDGERYFALVKVDKVNGEPPEASKHRILFENLTPLHPNKLLQLERDMRGEENITGRIIDLIAPVGRGQRGLLVASPKSGKSVMLQHIAHAITTNHPDTVMIVLLIDERPEEVTEMQRSVRGEVVASTFDEPATRHVQVAEMVLEKAKRLVEMKKDVVILLDSITRLARAYNTVIPASGKVLTGGVDANALQRPKRFFGAARNVEEGGSLTIIATALIETGSRMDDVIYEEFKGTGNMEVHLERRLAEKRVYPAINLSKSGTRREELLIKPDQLQKIWVLRKLMYDMDEIEAMEFILDKMKSTKNNAEFFDMMRRGN, from the coding sequence ATGCACTTATCAGAACTAAAAGCGATGCACGTCTCTGCCTTGCTGGAAATGGCAATCAGCCTGGACATCGAGAATGCTGCGCGCCTGCGCAAACAGGAGCTGATGTTTGCCATCCTGAAGAAGCGCGCAAAATCAGGAGAACAGATTTTTGGCGATGGCGCCCTCGAAGTGTTGCCTGACGGCTTCGGCTTCCTGCGCTCGCCCGACGCCAGCTACATGGCGTCCACCGACGACATTTACATCTCGCCTTCGCAGATCCGCCGTTTCAACCTGCACACCGGCGACTCCATCGAAGGTGAAGTGCGCACGCCCAAGGATGGCGAGCGCTATTTCGCCCTGGTCAAGGTCGACAAGGTCAACGGCGAACCGCCGGAAGCCTCCAAGCACCGCATCCTGTTTGAAAACCTCACGCCGCTGCATCCCAACAAGCTCTTGCAGCTTGAGCGCGACATGCGCGGCGAGGAAAACATCACCGGCCGCATCATCGACCTGATCGCCCCGGTCGGTCGCGGCCAGCGCGGCCTGCTGGTGGCCTCGCCCAAGTCGGGCAAGTCGGTGATGCTGCAACACATCGCCCACGCCATCACCACCAATCATCCGGATACCGTGATGATCGTGCTGCTCATCGACGAACGTCCGGAAGAAGTGACCGAAATGCAGCGCTCGGTGCGCGGCGAAGTGGTCGCCTCCACTTTCGACGAGCCGGCTACGCGTCACGTGCAGGTCGCCGAAATGGTGCTGGAAAAGGCCAAGCGCCTGGTGGAAATGAAGAAGGATGTGGTCATCCTGCTGGACTCGATCACCCGCCTGGCACGCGCCTACAACACCGTGATCCCGGCCTCGGGCAAGGTGCTGACCGGCGGTGTGGATGCCAACGCGCTGCAACGTCCGAAGCGTTTCTTCGGCGCGGCACGTAACGTCGAAGAAGGCGGCTCGCTGACCATCATCGCCACCGCCCTGATCGAAACCGGTTCGCGCATGGATGACGTGATCTACGAAGAATTCAAGGGCACCGGCAACATGGAAGTGCACCTGGAACGCCGCCTGGCCGAGAAGCGCGTCTACCCCGCCATCAACCTCTCCAAGTCCGGCACCCGCCGCGAAGAGCTGTTGATCAAGCCGGACCAGCTGCAAAAGATCTGGGTGCTGCGCAAGCTCATGTACGACATGGATGAAATCGAAGCGATGGAATTCATCCTCGACAAGATGAAGTCCACCAAGAACAACGCCGAATTCTTCGACATGATGCGTCGCGGCAACTAA
- the trxA gene encoding thioredoxin TrxA, which yields MSEHIKHITDASFDADVLKSDKPVLVDFWAEWCGPCKAIAPILEEVAKEYDGKLQIAKLDVDSNQAIPAKFGIRGIPTLILFKNGAAAAQKVGALAKGQLVSFIDSNI from the coding sequence ATGAGCGAACATATCAAACATATTACCGACGCCTCCTTCGACGCCGATGTGCTGAAGTCCGACAAGCCAGTGCTGGTTGATTTCTGGGCCGAATGGTGCGGTCCCTGCAAGGCCATCGCCCCGATCCTGGAAGAAGTCGCCAAGGAATACGACGGCAAGCTGCAGATCGCCAAGCTGGACGTGGATTCCAACCAGGCCATCCCGGCCAAGTTCGGCATCCGCGGCATCCCCACCCTGATCCTGTTCAAGAACGGCGCAGCCGCTGCCCAGAAGGTCGGCGCACTGGCCAAGGGCCAGCTGGTCTCGTTCATCGACAGCAACATCTGA